In Kordiimonas sp. SCSIO 12610, the following are encoded in one genomic region:
- a CDS encoding serine protease, whose amino-acid sequence MNDIVIPTKAEEPFHQQSKAIAHFDENRITVNAREYPFSAIGRLNGAGIDRRSHCTATLITPKHILTAAHCLYFKARKRWFLPNELHFLAGYDRGDFIAHGRIASIRAKGCYDPNQPLNDRNIEGDWAILTLTQNLSIKPLPLIGIPKSKTDKRFLQSGYHKQRQHVQTSNPTCRIEHEIGALLFHDCMLAPGDSGSPILYEADGNYSVVALNSAAIQHKKGKGKGLALSAHLFKDYLEDHPIPKDTVQ is encoded by the coding sequence TTGAACGATATCGTTATTCCCACCAAAGCTGAAGAGCCATTCCACCAACAATCTAAGGCAATTGCACATTTCGATGAGAACCGTATCACGGTAAATGCGCGCGAATACCCATTTTCCGCGATTGGCCGTTTGAACGGCGCAGGGATCGATAGGCGCAGCCACTGCACCGCAACCCTGATAACACCAAAGCATATTTTAACAGCGGCCCACTGCCTGTATTTCAAGGCGCGTAAACGCTGGTTCTTACCGAACGAACTTCATTTCCTGGCAGGCTATGACCGCGGTGATTTTATCGCACATGGCAGGATAGCCAGCATCCGCGCCAAAGGTTGCTATGATCCAAACCAGCCCCTTAATGATAGAAATATTGAAGGGGACTGGGCCATTCTGACCCTCACACAAAACCTAAGTATAAAACCCTTGCCGTTGATAGGGATACCCAAATCCAAAACTGATAAGCGTTTCCTACAATCTGGCTATCACAAGCAGCGCCAGCATGTGCAAACCTCTAATCCCACATGCAGGATCGAGCACGAAATTGGGGCATTGCTGTTCCATGATTGTATGCTCGCGCCCGGTGATTCCGGCAGCCCTATTCTTTATGAGGCAGATGGCAACTATTCTGTGGTGGCTTTGAATAGCGCCGCTATTCAACATAAAAAAGGGAAAGGCAAAGGCCTCGCCCTTTCAGCGCATTTATTCAAGGATTACCTTGAAGATCATCCGATCCCTAAAGATACCGTTCAATAA
- a CDS encoding F0F1 ATP synthase subunit C, which translates to MDVEAAKMIGAGLATLALAGIGIGLGNIFGSYLSGALRNPSAAPKQFTNLLIGFALTEATGLFALVIAFLILNG; encoded by the coding sequence ATGGACGTAGAAGCAGCAAAAATGATCGGCGCTGGCCTTGCAACACTTGCACTTGCAGGTATTGGTATTGGTCTTGGTAACATCTTCGGTAGCTACCTTTCTGGTGCGCTTCGCAACCCATCTGCGGCTCCTAAGCAGTTCACAAACTTGCTTATCGGTTTCGCACTAACAGAAGCAACAGGCCTTTTCGCGCTTGTAATTGCCTTCCTTATCCTCAACGGCTAA
- a CDS encoding RNA polymerase sigma factor, which translates to MATAPENSRTAEKILVLKAQTGDVKAFEVLYRAYLPSLVGFARRLSGDDHMAEDAVQDAWITISKTINRLKEPEKFRAWVFKTVRWRLIDLARRKGKGLVSLDDVQDGLVIPHDRASIEARDLRTLIKALPSAEQDAVYLFYLEGFSVKEISDVLNVPIGTVKSRLNRARTNLREAYIYDENK; encoded by the coding sequence ATGGCAACTGCGCCTGAAAATAGCCGTACCGCTGAAAAGATATTGGTTCTTAAAGCGCAAACGGGTGACGTGAAAGCGTTTGAGGTGCTTTACCGTGCTTACCTGCCTTCGCTTGTTGGTTTCGCGCGCCGCTTAAGCGGCGATGATCACATGGCTGAGGATGCGGTTCAGGATGCATGGATAACCATCAGCAAAACCATCAATCGCTTAAAGGAACCCGAAAAGTTCCGGGCATGGGTCTTTAAAACGGTTCGGTGGCGCCTCATCGACCTCGCACGCCGAAAGGGCAAAGGCCTTGTTTCATTGGATGATGTTCAGGATGGTTTGGTAATACCTCATGATAGGGCAAGCATTGAAGCCCGTGACCTACGAACACTTATCAAGGCACTGCCAAGCGCAGAACAGGACGCTGTGTATCTCTTTTATCTGGAGGGGTTTTCGGTGAAGGAGATATCGGATGTCCTGAATGTGCCAATCGGAACGGTAAAATCACGGCTGAACCGGGCACGGACAAATCTGCGCGAAGCCTATATATATGACGAAAATAAATAA
- a CDS encoding aromatic ring-hydroxylating dioxygenase subunit alpha yields the protein MDRQTEIRIIEELHGLAEVKSFFLDDTVHTYPVDIYFDPQRFENENQRIFKRIPQIAAHSCELTEAGSFKTLNIAGLPALLTRDKDMQVHAFLNVCRHRGAKIESEDTGCKRAFSCPYHAWTWDNQGKLKGVPHQRQGFPDLDKSTKGLVRLPVLEDLGLIWVIADPDSTFDTKAYIAPLQDDFHWLKMSDHTVAHSETRTINCNWKILVEGGIEAYHFKVAHKNTIGPHFLDNLSSFEMLGHHMRSFLAKNSLKDINDHPQEAWNIREHGNVLYSLFATDQFLIMDDHIAWISSNPISADKTELKLTTLVPASENTPEKQDHWLRNHKITVDTLMEDFELGEMIQSGLKTGANKTLTFGRFEGALTRFNEEVDYWLNS from the coding sequence ATGGACCGTCAGACAGAAATCAGAATTATCGAAGAGCTTCATGGATTAGCAGAGGTCAAATCGTTTTTTCTGGATGATACTGTTCACACGTACCCAGTAGATATCTATTTCGATCCGCAAAGGTTTGAGAACGAAAACCAGCGAATTTTCAAGCGCATACCCCAGATAGCAGCGCATTCCTGCGAGCTTACTGAGGCCGGTAGCTTCAAGACGCTCAATATCGCTGGCCTGCCTGCCCTTCTCACACGAGACAAAGACATGCAGGTTCATGCATTCCTGAATGTTTGCAGGCATCGCGGCGCCAAAATTGAAAGCGAAGATACCGGCTGCAAACGTGCATTCAGCTGCCCGTATCACGCATGGACGTGGGATAATCAAGGTAAGCTGAAAGGTGTCCCGCACCAAAGGCAAGGGTTTCCCGACCTCGACAAATCCACCAAGGGGCTTGTTCGATTGCCTGTTCTGGAAGACCTTGGCCTGATTTGGGTGATTGCCGACCCAGATTCCACCTTCGATACGAAAGCTTATATCGCCCCGCTACAGGATGATTTTCACTGGCTTAAAATGAGCGATCACACGGTCGCACACAGTGAAACACGCACTATCAACTGTAATTGGAAAATCCTTGTTGAAGGTGGGATTGAAGCCTATCATTTCAAGGTGGCCCACAAGAATACTATTGGTCCGCATTTCCTTGATAACTTATCAAGTTTTGAGATGCTTGGACATCATATGCGGTCATTCCTCGCCAAAAACTCGCTGAAGGATATTAATGACCACCCGCAAGAAGCATGGAATATTCGCGAGCATGGCAATGTGCTCTATTCACTATTTGCAACTGATCAATTCCTTATTATGGATGATCATATTGCATGGATCAGTTCCAATCCGATCTCGGCCGATAAAACAGAATTAAAGCTAACGACACTCGTGCCAGCAAGCGAGAATACCCCGGAAAAACAAGATCACTGGCTGCGAAACCACAAGATCACCGTGGACACCCTGATGGAAGATTTCGAACTCGGTGAGATGATCCAAAGCGGCCTGAAAACAGGCGCGAATAAAACCTTAACCTTTGGGCGCTTTGAAGGCGCGCTAACACGGTTTAATGAAGAAGTCGATTACTGGCTTAACAGCTAG
- a CDS encoding AtpZ/AtpI family protein, translating to MADNKKPSDLLDLEERLKKARKSAHPEEDVDVEQQQRSEAMGIAFKMGVELVVGTAIGGLIGWALDDVFGSKPWLLIVFLVLGFAAGMMNVVRDANKSQQDEE from the coding sequence TTGGCTGATAATAAAAAGCCTAGTGATTTGCTGGACCTTGAAGAACGGCTGAAAAAAGCGCGAAAAAGCGCCCATCCGGAAGAGGATGTTGATGTTGAGCAACAACAACGATCTGAAGCGATGGGAATTGCGTTTAAAATGGGTGTTGAGCTTGTTGTTGGTACGGCTATCGGTGGTTTGATCGGATGGGCACTCGATGATGTGTTTGGATCAAAACCATGGTTACTGATTGTGTTTTTGGTGCTTGGCTTTGCAGCGGGTATGATGAATGTAGTCAGGGATGCAAACAAATCACAGCAAGATGAAGAATAA
- a CDS encoding PhzF family phenazine biosynthesis protein has protein sequence MRIPIYQVDAFTDKPFGGNPAAVCPLVAFPSDELLQKIAIENNLSETAYLVRLDGDEADFHLRWFTPGTEVTLCGHATLASAHTVFNHLASELDQVRFQTLSGILTVDRAEHGFTMDFPAISCQLMETPSGLGTALGAEPAQVFKPDAIYEGADRDLLIVYPREQAVADLAPNMEALKAFAPYGFVCTAKADNPDIDFVSRCFFPNHGIGEDPVTGSAHSLSAPYWAQTLGKNRLQACQISARRGDLLLELKGDRLNITGQAVEVMQGTISL, from the coding sequence ATGCGAATACCGATTTATCAGGTTGATGCGTTCACCGATAAGCCATTTGGTGGTAACCCAGCAGCTGTGTGCCCACTCGTGGCCTTTCCAAGCGATGAATTACTGCAAAAAATAGCGATTGAAAATAACCTCTCTGAAACTGCTTATTTGGTTCGACTGGACGGGGATGAAGCGGACTTTCATTTGCGTTGGTTTACGCCGGGCACGGAAGTAACGCTTTGCGGGCATGCAACGCTCGCGAGCGCTCATACGGTTTTTAATCATTTGGCGTCAGAGCTGGATCAGGTGCGGTTTCAAACGCTCTCGGGTATTCTAACGGTCGATAGGGCCGAGCATGGTTTTACGATGGATTTCCCTGCGATTTCCTGTCAGCTTATGGAAACACCGTCGGGCCTTGGGACTGCCCTTGGTGCTGAACCTGCTCAGGTTTTCAAACCCGACGCCATCTATGAAGGTGCAGACCGCGATTTATTGATTGTGTATCCAAGAGAGCAAGCCGTGGCTGACCTTGCACCCAATATGGAAGCATTGAAGGCATTTGCACCCTATGGCTTTGTTTGCACAGCCAAGGCAGATAATCCTGATATTGATTTTGTGTCGCGTTGCTTTTTCCCCAATCATGGAATTGGCGAAGATCCGGTAACGGGTTCAGCGCATTCGCTGTCTGCGCCATACTGGGCGCAGACACTTGGTAAAAATAGATTGCAGGCATGCCAAATATCTGCGCGCAGGGGGGATCTTCTTTTGGAATTGAAAGGCGATCGTTTGAATATTACTGGGCAGGCAGTGGAAGTAATGCAGGGCACAATTTCCCTGTAA
- a CDS encoding glutathione peroxidase has protein sequence MTSVYDFECERLNGNKQSLDDYKGKVLLIVNTASKCGFTPQFEGLEKLYGDLKEKGLEILGFPCNQFGKQDPGTNDEIGEFCQINYGVSFPMFAKIDVNGDAEAPLYTHLKKEKPGVMGTKGIKWNFTKFLVDRDGKVVKRFAPNDKPSSIRGIIERYL, from the coding sequence ATGACGTCGGTTTATGATTTTGAATGTGAACGCTTGAACGGTAACAAGCAAAGCCTTGATGATTATAAAGGCAAGGTCCTCTTGATCGTAAACACGGCGTCAAAATGCGGGTTTACACCGCAGTTTGAAGGGCTTGAGAAACTTTATGGTGACCTGAAGGAAAAGGGCCTTGAGATTTTGGGGTTCCCTTGCAATCAGTTCGGTAAGCAAGACCCGGGTACAAATGACGAGATCGGTGAGTTTTGCCAGATTAACTACGGTGTCAGCTTCCCCATGTTCGCAAAAATTGATGTGAACGGTGATGCTGAAGCGCCGTTATACACTCATCTCAAGAAGGAAAAACCGGGTGTAATGGGCACCAAAGGCATCAAATGGAATTTCACCAAATTCCTTGTGGACCGCGATGGTAAGGTGGTTAAGCGCTTTGCCCCCAATGATAAACCATCCAGTATCCGCGGTATTATTGAACGGTATCTTTAG
- a CDS encoding amidohydrolase family protein, producing the protein MGLKLPQEASPRESRISQGPFKRLVIRGANLIDGTGAPPIGPVDIVVEDNKITSINVVGSPGVPINENARPQKGDHEIDAHGAYILPGFIDAHSHIGNALWGLTGDMPSMDYIFKLWMGHGITTSREVACGMGADFTLRQKRRSARNEITAPRLMVHCGFPTNFATGKQARDWVKGLKKRGADGIKFFGGNPKVLEAAFDEAKKQELRTAFHHAQLSVSRVNVLTSARWGLNSMEHWYGLPEALFDDRTVQDYPLDYNYANEQDRFGEAGRLWRQAAKPGSDKWNEVMDELLSLDFTLDPTFTIYEANRDVMRARNADWHNEYTLPSVWEFFQPNRVLHGSYHFDWTTKDEIDWKNNFEMWMTFVNDYKNRGGRVTAGSDSGFIFKLFGFDYIRELELLQEAGFHPLEVMKSATLNGAELIGRDNELGSIEVGKLADMVIVYENPINNLKVLYGTGHMRLNDKTNEVERVGGIKWTIKDGIVYDAEALRADVRKMVSDAKAAENTE; encoded by the coding sequence ATGGGCCTGAAATTACCACAAGAAGCGAGCCCCCGTGAAAGTCGCATCAGTCAAGGCCCCTTCAAGCGTCTCGTGATCAGGGGGGCAAATCTGATTGACGGCACGGGGGCACCGCCAATTGGGCCTGTCGATATTGTCGTTGAAGATAACAAGATCACGTCGATTAATGTGGTGGGAAGCCCCGGTGTTCCGATTAATGAGAATGCACGCCCCCAAAAGGGCGACCATGAAATTGATGCGCACGGCGCCTACATCCTGCCCGGTTTTATCGATGCCCATAGCCATATCGGTAACGCGCTTTGGGGACTAACGGGCGACATGCCATCAATGGATTATATTTTCAAACTTTGGATGGGTCACGGAATTACCACAAGCCGCGAGGTGGCCTGCGGTATGGGTGCTGATTTCACCCTCCGTCAAAAACGCAGGTCAGCAAGGAATGAGATCACAGCACCAAGGCTAATGGTACACTGTGGGTTCCCAACAAATTTCGCAACTGGCAAGCAAGCGCGCGATTGGGTAAAGGGACTTAAGAAGCGCGGTGCTGACGGGATCAAATTCTTTGGCGGCAATCCAAAGGTTCTGGAAGCAGCCTTTGATGAAGCCAAAAAACAGGAATTGCGTACGGCCTTTCACCACGCACAACTATCCGTATCCCGTGTGAATGTGCTAACCAGCGCACGCTGGGGCCTGAATTCTATGGAACATTGGTACGGATTGCCCGAAGCCTTGTTTGATGACCGAACAGTGCAGGATTATCCGCTCGATTATAATTATGCGAATGAACAAGACCGTTTCGGCGAAGCGGGCCGCCTGTGGCGCCAAGCCGCAAAGCCCGGCAGCGATAAATGGAACGAGGTGATGGATGAGCTCTTGAGCCTTGATTTCACCCTCGATCCGACCTTCACAATTTATGAGGCCAACCGCGACGTCATGCGGGCAAGAAACGCGGATTGGCACAATGAATACACGCTGCCGTCTGTGTGGGAATTTTTCCAGCCCAACCGTGTCCTTCATGGCTCCTACCATTTCGACTGGACAACCAAGGACGAAATCGATTGGAAAAATAATTTCGAAATGTGGATGACCTTCGTAAACGATTATAAAAATCGGGGTGGCCGCGTTACCGCAGGGTCCGATTCAGGCTTTATCTTCAAGCTGTTTGGTTTTGACTATATCCGTGAACTGGAACTGTTACAGGAAGCAGGTTTTCATCCACTTGAGGTTATGAAATCCGCTACACTCAACGGCGCTGAACTGATTGGACGGGATAACGAGCTAGGTAGCATCGAGGTTGGCAAACTCGCCGACATGGTGATTGTTTACGAGAACCCTATCAATAACCTGAAGGTGCTTTATGGCACTGGCCACATGCGTCTAAACGACAAAACCAATGAGGTTGAACGTGTAGGCGGCATCAAATGGACCATCAAGGATGGGATCGTTTATGACGCCGAGGCCCTACGCGCCGATGTTCGTAAAATGGTCAGCGACGCGAAGGCTGCGGAAAATACTGAATAG
- a CDS encoding DUF6768 family protein: MTSIDERIKAELEAEAKEIDAMVASDDGLPGMLANSFKGGMRRWVWLINVVTFAITMVMFWTIYEFWFAPTLDDRVFWGMWVLLTALMQSMAKMWMFNEMNRQSLLREIKRLELALERLSAKMPN, translated from the coding sequence ATGACAAGTATTGATGAACGCATTAAAGCCGAGTTGGAAGCCGAAGCGAAAGAAATTGACGCGATGGTCGCAAGTGATGACGGCCTTCCAGGTATGCTTGCCAATAGTTTTAAGGGCGGTATGCGCCGCTGGGTTTGGCTGATCAACGTGGTGACATTTGCTATCACGATGGTGATGTTCTGGACTATCTATGAGTTCTGGTTCGCCCCTACGCTTGATGACCGCGTATTTTGGGGTATGTGGGTACTTTTGACCGCATTGATGCAAAGCATGGCGAAAATGTGGATGTTTAATGAAATGAACCGTCAGTCGCTCCTTCGCGAGATTAAAAGACTAGAGCTTGCACTTGAGCGATTAAGCGCTAAAATGCCTAATTAA
- a CDS encoding DUF1697 domain-containing protein, which yields MKHYIALFRGINVGGKNLLPMKDLKAIMDSAGCRDIQTYIQSGNAVFGWEGDSVDTLKTELQDRIEAEKGFRPTIHILSAEAYLEIIAENPYDELDVDPKTVHINFLITPATNADMDGIKTLCAPSEHFTLTNRAFFLHAPDGIGRSKLAAKLESLLGVEATGRNLRTVNMLKDMLAKTP from the coding sequence ATGAAACACTATATCGCTCTTTTTCGTGGCATTAATGTTGGCGGTAAAAATTTGCTGCCAATGAAGGACCTTAAGGCAATAATGGATAGCGCTGGATGCAGGGATATTCAAACCTACATCCAAAGCGGGAATGCTGTTTTTGGCTGGGAAGGTGATAGTGTTGATACACTAAAAACCGAGCTTCAAGACAGAATTGAAGCTGAGAAAGGGTTTCGACCTACTATCCATATATTGAGCGCAGAAGCCTATTTAGAAATTATTGCCGAAAACCCATATGACGAATTAGATGTTGATCCGAAAACAGTTCACATCAATTTTCTAATAACTCCAGCAACAAATGCTGACATGGATGGCATAAAGACCCTGTGCGCACCTTCGGAACACTTCACCCTAACGAATAGAGCCTTTTTTCTTCATGCACCAGACGGTATCGGGCGGTCCAAACTCGCCGCCAAGCTTGAAAGCCTCTTGGGCGTTGAAGCCACCGGCAGGAATTTACGAACGGTCAATATGCTAAAAGATATGCTGGCTAAAACACCATGA
- a CDS encoding hypothetical protein (Produces ATP from ADP in the presence of a proton gradient across the membrane. Subunit B is part of the membrane proton channel.): MAGDVWYADTSFWAGASFVVFVGGVMATKAHKKIGEMLDDRVEAIKTQIDEAKTLREEAENLLGEYQRKQRDAEKEAADMLEHAKADAKIMLDEARGDIEDMVARRTRVAQDKIAQAEASAVKEVQKVAVDAAISAASSVLAEKLQGRSGSAIITKSIDEVGDKLH; encoded by the coding sequence ATGGCTGGTGATGTATGGTACGCTGACACTAGCTTCTGGGCAGGTGCTTCTTTCGTTGTGTTCGTTGGCGGCGTAATGGCAACCAAGGCACACAAAAAGATCGGTGAAATGCTTGATGATCGTGTTGAAGCGATCAAAACGCAAATCGACGAAGCGAAAACTTTGCGTGAAGAAGCTGAGAATTTACTTGGTGAATATCAGCGCAAGCAACGTGATGCGGAAAAAGAAGCTGCTGACATGCTAGAGCATGCGAAGGCAGATGCGAAAATCATGCTTGATGAAGCACGCGGTGACATTGAGGATATGGTTGCTCGTCGTACACGTGTTGCACAGGACAAGATTGCTCAGGCAGAGGCTTCTGCTGTTAAGGAAGTTCAGAAGGTTGCAGTAGACGCTGCGATTTCTGCGGCTTCGTCTGTGCTTGCTGAGAAGCTTCAAGGGCGTTCGGGCTCTGCAATCATTACAAAATCTATCGATGAAGTTGGTGATAAGCTTCACTAG
- a CDS encoding ArsC family reductase — protein sequence MSITIFGIKNCDTVKKARKWLEAEGIEHTFHDFRKDGLTEGMVSAFVDALGWEAVLNRRGTTWRKLPESETDGVDEAKAKTLLLAHDALIKRPVWKKGDDYRLGFAAKDMETITDWVKS from the coding sequence ATGAGCATTACAATTTTCGGTATTAAAAACTGCGATACAGTTAAAAAAGCCCGTAAGTGGCTGGAGGCAGAGGGCATTGAGCATACATTTCATGATTTCCGCAAAGATGGCTTAACCGAGGGTATGGTATCTGCGTTTGTTGACGCGCTCGGCTGGGAGGCAGTTTTAAATCGCCGTGGCACCACATGGCGCAAGCTACCTGAAAGCGAAACAGACGGCGTTGATGAAGCGAAAGCAAAAACTTTATTGCTAGCCCATGATGCCCTTATTAAACGCCCAGTTTGGAAAAAGGGTGATGACTACCGTCTTGGTTTTGCCGCGAAGGATATGGAAACAATCACCGACTGGGTTAAAAGCTAA
- a CDS encoding F0F1 ATP synthase subunit A, with protein MAQSPIDQFKIKPLAHFEIAGIDVSFTNSSLMMVAVVAAVTLFVIGGSRKIAVVPGRWQMMVEIFYDFIAGMIRDNVGKEGKAYFPFIFTLFMFILGLNLAGMIPYAFTTTSHIAFNFAIAAFIFLGVTVIGFAKHGIGYMKLFAPAGVPFWLLPLIFVIELISYCTRPISLSVRLFANMLAGHIMVKVFAGFVISIAGIGGLAAAGAVLPFTVNVLLTGLEILVACLQAYVFTILTCIYLNDAMHPSH; from the coding sequence GTGGCCCAAAGTCCTATTGATCAGTTCAAAATCAAACCTCTTGCACATTTTGAAATTGCTGGGATCGATGTTTCCTTCACTAATAGTTCACTGATGATGGTTGCTGTTGTAGCAGCAGTGACATTGTTCGTGATCGGTGGTTCAAGGAAAATCGCTGTTGTACCAGGCCGCTGGCAGATGATGGTTGAAATTTTTTACGATTTTATCGCAGGCATGATCCGCGATAACGTTGGCAAAGAAGGCAAAGCCTACTTCCCATTCATCTTCACACTCTTCATGTTTATTCTGGGACTTAACCTTGCAGGTATGATCCCTTATGCATTTACAACAACCAGCCATATCGCATTCAATTTTGCGATCGCGGCATTCATTTTCCTTGGTGTTACCGTTATTGGTTTTGCGAAGCACGGTATTGGGTACATGAAATTGTTTGCGCCTGCTGGTGTTCCTTTTTGGCTATTGCCATTGATTTTCGTTATTGAACTTATCTCTTATTGCACACGCCCAATCAGCCTCTCAGTTCGTTTGTTTGCGAATATGCTTGCTGGCCACATCATGGTTAAGGTGTTTGCAGGTTTTGTAATCAGCATTGCAGGGATTGGCGGCTTGGCAGCAGCGGGTGCTGTTCTTCCTTTCACTGTGAATGTTCTATTAACGGGGCTTGAGATATTGGTTGCTTGCTTGCAGGCATATGTATTTACGATTTTGACTTGTATCTATTTGAATGATGCGATGCACCCTTCACACTAG
- a CDS encoding TetR/AcrR family transcriptional regulator — protein sequence MVKQTNSAKDKFIDKALELFSERGFEAVSLNDIASELGLTKQSILYHFKTKEALYAAVLEGLADRFGLIMDQVESMPIAGDEKWSLLLSALYDYMQTGISDARLIMRELLDNEERAAASHKWYLRDFLNQSTVYIAQTEKWKNAPTGEQRAAVYQAIGAINYLAISGATLSAIWGAEDLADLKKVYLDTLIDRHT from the coding sequence ATGGTAAAGCAGACAAATTCAGCAAAAGACAAATTCATTGATAAGGCGTTGGAGCTATTCTCTGAGCGTGGTTTTGAGGCCGTTTCCCTTAATGATATCGCGAGCGAGCTTGGGCTTACGAAACAGTCGATACTATATCATTTTAAAACCAAAGAAGCCTTATATGCCGCTGTGTTAGAGGGGCTTGCAGATCGGTTTGGCCTTATTATGGATCAGGTTGAAAGTATGCCAATTGCTGGGGACGAAAAATGGTCGCTTCTGCTCTCTGCATTATATGATTATATGCAAACAGGGATATCGGATGCCCGTTTGATCATGCGTGAACTCCTTGATAACGAGGAAAGGGCAGCGGCTAGCCATAAATGGTATCTGCGTGATTTTTTAAATCAAAGCACAGTCTATATTGCCCAAACGGAAAAATGGAAGAATGCGCCCACAGGTGAACAGCGTGCTGCGGTCTATCAGGCAATTGGCGCTATTAATTATCTGGCGATATCGGGTGCAACGCTTTCTGCAATATGGGGGGCAGAAGACTTGGCGGATTTGAAAAAAGTATATTTGGACACTTTAATCGATAGACACACTTAG